In Gambusia affinis linkage group LG06, SWU_Gaff_1.0, whole genome shotgun sequence, one DNA window encodes the following:
- the trip12 gene encoding E3 ubiquitin-protein ligase TRIP12 isoform X6 — protein MSNRPNSNPGGSLRRSQRNTAAAQPQDHTAAGRSGLNLSVASLVLQDDSQAAGTSEQERPGHQSKSEGTRGLKRSDAPDQISVLGPTPSKKPKSVPPPKSNTSETKKGPAKSKKRQASSEAPASTGRNQSKKSAASLASPVQKRKKSDSFPGLSSTAGSLPNCTEGRTAKPTKLASKSAASAKAGCSNVTDSSSSASSSSSSSTTGTNSAATQGARLKQGKDQTKARRSRSASSPSPRRSTRDKEQAKTASSSKFDWATRFNPKVNLPKPKLSLPGTSKTETSKPGPSGLQAKLASLRKSTKKRSESPPAELPSFRRSTRQKTTGSCASTSRRGSGLGKRGAADARRQEKMADSDNNQDGANSSAARTDEASQGASASSSVAGAVGMTTSGESESDDSEMGRLQALLEARGLPPHLFGPLGPRMSQLFHRTIGSGASSKAQQLLQGLQATGDESQQLQAAIEMCQLLVMGNEETLGGFPVKSVVPALITLLQMEHNFEIMNHASRALTYMMEALPRSSAVVVDAIPVFLEKLQVIQFIDVAEQALTALEMLSRRHSKAILQARGLAHCLLYLEFFSINAQRNALAIAANCCQSITPDEFHFVDDSLSLLTQRLTHQDKKSVESTCLCFARLVDNFQHEENLLQQVASRDLLTNIQQLLVVTPPVLSSGMFIMVVRMLSLMCSNCPSLAVQLMKQNIAETLRFLLCGASNGSCQEQIELVPRSPQELYELTSLICELMPCLPREGIFAVDAMLKKGSAQTTEGAIWQWRDDRGLWHPYNRIDSRIIETAHQNGEDEISLSTLGRVYTIDFNSMQQINEDTGTARGIQRKPNPLANPNTGSHQEVRREDARAQLMKEDPELAKCFIKTLFGVLYEVYSSSAGPAVRHKCLRAILRIIYFADAELLKDVLRNHAVSSHIASMLSSQDLKIVVGSLQMADILMQKLPDIFSVYFRREGVMHQVKNLAESESFLVTSPPKACSSGTASLCTTTITSVSTTSANIATPDLGSPSFQHSMDDSLDLSPQGRLSDVLKRKRLPKRGPRRPKYSPPRDDDKVDNQAKSPTSTQSPKSSFLASLNPKTWGKLGAQTNNANSEPSRTAGVSGLARAPPKDSISNNREKIKAWIKEQASKFVERYFNAENVDGSNPALNVLQRLCTATEQLNLQVDGGLECLVEISNIVSESDVSSFEIQHSGLVKQLLIYLTSNADRDLLSRDVRLKRFLNIFAGCPLPGIEPVGRLDPTNNSAYMALVHKMNSCLSQMEQFPVKVHDFPSGNGNGSRGSQALKFFNTHQLKCQLQRHPDCTNVKQWKGGPVKIDPLALVQAIERYLVVRGYGRIREEDEDSDDDGSDDEIDESLAAQFLNSGSVRHRLQFYIGDHLLPYNMTVYQAVRQYSLQAEEERESTDDEANPLGRAGIWTKTHTIWYKPVREDEEGSKDSVGGKRGRAQTAPTKTSPRNAKKQDELWHGIQSKSNTELCDNAWPDGVCPSVANPLETYLTTEPPESITFDDPSLEVTLLLRILHSISRFWFYLYDNAACKEIIPTSEFINSKLTAKANRQLQDPLVIMTGNIPTWLIELGKTCPFFFPFDTRQMLFYVTAFDRDRAMQRLLDTNPEINQSDSQDSRVAPRLDRKKRTINREDLLKQAESVMQDLGSSRAMLEIQYENEVGTGLGPTQEFYALVSQELQRADLGLWRGEEITLANPKGNQEGTKYMFNSRGLFAVPFGRTTKPAHIAKIKMKFRFLGKLMAKAIMDFRLLDLPLGLPFYKWMLRHETSISSHDLMNIDPSVAKSIQHLEDIIRQKKRLEQDRSQTRETLQQALESLNMNGCSVEDLGLDFTLPGFPNIELKKGGKDVPVTIYNLEEYLRLVVYWTLNEGVSRQFDSFREGFESVFPLHHLQYFYPEELDQLLCGSKSETWDVKTLMECCRPDHGYTHDSRAIRFLFEVLSSFDAEQQRLFLQFVTGSPRLPVGGFRSLNPPLTIVRKTFESTENPDDFLPSVMTCVNYLKLPDYSSIEVMREKLLIAAREGQQSFHLS, from the exons ATGTCCAACCGGCCTAATTCCAATCCAGGGGGGTCACTGCGCCGTTCACAGAGGAACACTGCTGCGGCCCAGCCACAAGACCACACAGCAGCTGGAAG AAGCGGTCTTAACCTATCAGTGGCTTCATTAGTGCTGCAAGACGACTCGCAGGCTGCGGGAACATCCGAACAGGAACGACCAGGCCACCAGTCAAAAAGTGAGGGCACCAGAGGGCTTAAACGAAGCGACGCTCCTGACCAAATTAGCGTCCTTGGGCCCACCCCTTCCAAGAAGCCCAAATCAGTCCCACCACCCAAAAGTAATACCTCAGAGACCAAGAAAGGCCCAGCTAAGTCCAAGAAGAGACAGGCTTCTTCAGAGGCACCTGCATCGACAGGTCGAAATCAGAGCAAGAAGAGTGCGGCCAGCTTGGCCTCTCCAGTCCAGAAACGGAAAAAATCAGACTCTTTCCCAGGTCTAAGTAGCACCGCTGGGTCTCTACCCAATTGTACCGAAGGCAGAACTGCAAAACCAACCAAGCTGGCGTCTAAATCGGCCGCCTCAGCCAAAGCTGGGTGTAGCAACGTGACAGACTcatcctcctctgcctcctcctcttcttcttcctctacCACAGGCACCAACAGTGCTGCTACGCAGGGCGCTCGTTTAAAACAGGGAAAAGATCAGACAAAAGCTCGTCGTTCCAGATCAGCATCTAGTCCCTCTCCGCGTCGCAGTACACGAGACAAGGAGCAGGCCAAAACCGCCAGCTCTTCAAAGTTTGACTGGGCAACACGCTTCAACCCCAAAGTAAACCTGCCAAAACCCAAACTTTCCTTACCTGGAACTTCCAAAACTGAGACCTCCAAACCTGGGCCATCTGGACTACAAGCTAAACTAGCAA GTTTGAGGAAATCCACAAAGAAGCGCAGCGAGTCTCCTCCAGCAGAGCTCCCCAGTTTTCGGCGGAGCACACGCCAGAAGACCACGGGCTCCTGTGCCAGCACCAG TCGGCGGGGCTCAGGCCTGGGCAAGCGCGGGGCAGCCGACGCTCGCCGACAGGAGAAAATGGCTGACTCCGACAACAACCAAGATGGGGCCAATTCATCAGCTGCTCGCACTGATGAGGCGTCACAAGGAGCTTCAG CTTCAAGCTCAGTTGCCGGAGCAGTGGGCATGACCACTTCTGGAGAGAGTGAGTCTGATGATTCAGAAATGGGAAGGCTTCAAG CGCTTCTGGAAGCCAGAGGTCTCCCACCACATCTTTTTGGACCACTGGGGCCCCGCATGTCGCAGCTGTTTCACAGGACCATAGGCAGTGGAGCCA GTTCCAAggcccagcagctgctgcagggccTTCAGGCCACAGGGGACGAGTCTCAACAGCTCCAAGCTGCCATTGAGATGTGCCAGCTGCTGGTGATGGGCAATGAGGAAACTCTTGGTGGATTTCCTGTCAAGAGTGTGGTGCCTGCTTTG ATTACACTGTTACAGATGGAGcataattttgaaatt ATGAATCATGCGTCGCGTGCGCTCACTTACATGATGGAGGCACTTCCTCGTTCTTCTGCTGTCGTGGTTGACGCTATTCCTGTCTTCCTGGAGAAA CTTCAGGTGATCCAGTTCATAGACGTAGCAGAACAAGCCCTCACAGCCTTGGAAATGTTGTCAAGGCGACACAGCAAAGCAATTTTACAGGCT AGGGGCCTGGCTCACTGCCTCCTCTACCTGGAGTTCTTCAGCATCAATGCCCAGAGGAATGCGTTGGCCATAGCAGCGAACTGCTGCCAGAGCATTACTCCAGACGAGTTTCACTTTGTTGATGATTCGCTCTCGCTGTTGACTCAGAGACTTACACATCAG GATAAGAAGTCCGTTGAAAGCACTTGTCTCTGTTTTGCCAGACTGGTGGACAACTTTCAACACGAAGAG aacctgctgcagcagGTGGCATCGAGGGACCTGTTGACCAACATCCAGCAGTTGCTAGTTGTGACGCCTCCCGTTCTCAGCTCGGGGATGTTTATTATGGTTGTGCGCATGCTCTCCCTGATGTGCTCCAACTGCCCAAGTCTGGCAGTCCAGCTTATGAAACAAA ACATAGCAGAAACTCTGCGTTTCCTCTTGTGCGGTGCGTCAAATGGAAGCTGCCAGGAACAAATTGAGCTCGTACCTCGAAGCCCCCAGGAACTCTATGAACTCACCTCCCTCATTtg TGAACTGATGCCCTGCCTCCCCAGAGAGGGCATCTTTGCAGTTGATGCTATGCTGAAGAAAGGCAGCGCTCAAACAACCGAAGGTGCAATCTGGCAGTGGAGGGATGACCGGGGCTTGTGGCATCCTTACAACCGCATCGACAGCCGCATCAttgag ACGGCCCACCAGAACGGAGAAGATGAGATCAGCTTGTCGACTCTGGGCCGTGTATACACAATTGACTTCAACTCTATGCAGCAGATAAATGAAGACACAGGAACAGCGCGTGGTATCCAGAGGAAGCCTAATCCTCTTGCCAATCCTAACACAG GGAGTCACCAAGAAGTTCGTCGGGAAGATGCAAGAGCCCAGTTGATGAAGGAGGACCCTGAGCTGGCGAAGTGCTTTATTAAAACACTGTTTGGGGTCTTGTATGAGGTCTACAGCTCATCAGCTGGCCCTGCTGTCCGACACAAGTGCCTTAGAGCCATCCTCAGGATCATCTACTTCGCTGACGCCGAGCTGCTGAAGGATGTGCTGAGGAACCATGCTGTGTCCAG TCACATTGCCTCCATGCTGTCCAGCCAGGACCTGAAGATTGTGGTTGGATCTCTGCAGATGGCAGATATCCTCATGCAGAAGCTGCCTGATATCTTCAGTGTCTATTTTAGAAGAGAAG GTGTAATGCATCAAGTAAAGAACCTTGCAGAGTCTGAGAGCTTTCTTGTCACTAGTCCCCCAAAGGCCTGCTCCAGTGGTACTGCCAGTCTCTGTACCACAACAATCACCAGTGTATCCACGACGTCGGCTAACATTGCAACTCCTGACCTGGGGTCCCCCAGCTTTCAGCACAGCATGGATGACTCACTGGACCTCAGTCCCCAGGG GCGGTTAAGTGATGTCCTAAAGAGAAAACGCCTTCCAAAAAGAGGGCCCAGAAGGCCTAAGTACTCTCCCCCAAGAGACGATGATAAAGTAGACAATCAGG CCAAGAGCCCCACCAGTACTCAGTCACCCAAGTCGTCATTCTTGGCCAGCCTCAATCCTAAGACCTGGGGGAAGCTGGGAGCTCAAACTAACAATGCCAACTCTGAGCCATCACGCACAGCCGGAGTAAGCGGCCTGGCAAGAGCGCCTCCCAAAGACTCTATTTCAAATAACAG AGAGAAAATTAAAGCCTGGATTAAAGAGCAGGCAAGTAAGTTTGTGGAGCGCTACTTCAACGCTGAGAATGTGGACGGCAGCAACCCCGCTCTGAATGTTCTCCAGAGACTTTGCACGGCCACCGAGCAGCTGAACCTGCAG GTGGATGGTGGGTTGGAGTGCCTGGTGGAAATCTCCAACATCGTGTCAGAATCTGACGTGTCATCGTTTGAGATCCAGCACAGCGGTCTGGTGAAGCAGCTTCTGATCTATCTTACCTCCAACGCGGACAGAGACCTGCTCAGTCGTGACGTGCGGCTCAAGAGGTTCCTCAACATCTTCGCTGGTTGTCCG CTGCCGGGTATTGAGCCTGTTGGTCGTCTGGATCCCACAAATAATTCGGCGTACATGGCACTCGTACACAAGATGAACAGCTGTCTGAGCCAAATGGAGCAGTTCCCAGTCAAGGTGCACGACTTCCCCAGTGGCAATGGCAACGGCAGCAG GGGATCTCAGGCGCTGAAGTTCTTCAACACACATCAGCTCAAGTGTCAGCTGCAAAGGCACCCAGACTGCACTAATGTTAAACAGTGGAAAGGCGGCCCTGTGAAGATCGACCCACTGGCCCTGGTGCAAGCGATCGAGAGATATCTGGTGGTCAGAG gttaTGGTAGAATCAGGGAAGAAGATGAGGACAGCGACGATGACGGTTCAGATGATGAAATAGACGAATCATTg GCGGCACAGTTCCTAAATTCTGGCAGCGTGCGTCACAGACTACAGTTCTACATTGGTGACCACCTGCTGCCATACAACATGACGGTGTACCAGGCTGTCCGGCAATACAGTCTTCAGGCAGAAGAAGAGCGGGAGTCGACGGATGACGAAGCAAATCCACTGGGGAGGGCTGGAATCTGGACCAAAACGCACACAATATG GTATAAGCCTGTGAGAGAAGACGAGGAAGGCAGTAAGGACTCGGTGGGTGGAAAGCGAGGCAGAGCCCAGACTGCTCCCACTAAAACCTCACCGCGCAACGCCAAGAAACAGGATGAGCTGTGGCATG GCATCCAAAGCAAAAGCAATACAGAGCTTTGTGACAACGCGTGGCCGG ATGGCGTATGTCCCAGCGTCGCCAATCCTTTGGAAACATACCTCACTACAGAGCCACCAGAGAGCATAACCTTTGACGACCCCTCTTTAGAGGTCACCCTGCTGCTGAGGATCCTTCACTCCATCAGTCGATTCTGGTTCTACTTGTATGAT AATGCTGCGTGTAAGGAAATTATTCCAACCTCTGAGTTCATTAATAGTAAACTGACTGCCAAAGCCAATCGTCAGCTACAAGACCCACTGGTCATCATGACGGGGAACATCCCCACCTGGCTTATCGAGCTGGGAAAGACCTG CCCCTTCTTCTTCCCCTTCGACACTCGGCAGATGTTGTTTTATGTAACCGCCTTCGATCGAGACAGAGCCATGCAGCGCCTGCTGGACACAAACCCCGAGATCAACCAGTCAGATTCTCAGGACAGCAGAGTCGCACCACGTCTAGACAGGAAAAAG AGAACTATAAACCGTGAGGATCTATTAAAACAGGCAGAGTCTGTGATGCAGGACCTCGGCAGCTCCAGGGCAATGCTGGAGATTCAGTATGAGAATGAG GTGGGCACGGGGCTCGGTCCCACGCAGGAGTTCTACGCTCTGGTGTCTCAGGAGCTTCAGAGAGCGGATCTTGGTCTTTGGAGAGGCGAAGAGATTACTCTGGCCAATCCTAAAG GAAACCAAGAGGGCACCAAGTACATGTTCAACTCCAGAGGACTGTTTGCTGTTCCCTTTGGCAGAACAACAAAACCAGCACACATagccaaaattaaaatgaagttcCGTTTCTTAGGAAAGTTGATGGCCAAAGCAATTATGGACTTTAGACTG CTGGATCTGCCGTTGGGGCTTCCGTTTTATAAGTGGATGCTGCGACACGAGACGTCTATAAGCTCTCACGACTTGATGAACATTGATCCGAGTGTGGCCAAGTCCATCCAGCACCTGGAGGATATCATCCGTCAGAAGAAGAGGTTGGAACAGGACCGATCACAG ACCAGAGAAACCCTCCAGCAGGCCCTAGAGAGCCTGAACATGAACGGCTGCTCGGTGGAGGACCTGGGCTTGGACTTCACTCTTCCTGGCTTCCCAAACATTGAGCTGAAAAAGGGCGGAAAAGACGTGCCAGTCACAATCTACAACCTGGAGGAGTACCTCAGG TTGGTGGTGTACTGGACCTTAAATGAAGGAGTATCAAGACAGTTTGACTCATTCAGGGAAGGGTTTGAGTCAGTCTTCCCTTTGCATCACCTGCAGTATTTCTACCCTGAAGAG CTGGACCAGTTGCTGTGCGGCAGTAAATCAGAGACATGGGATGTGAAGACGCTGATGGAGTGCTGTCGACCGGACCACGGCTACACGCATGACAG CCGGGCCATCCGGTTCCTGTTCGAGGTGTTGAGCAGCTTCGATGCCGAGCAGCAGCGGCTCTTTCTCCAGTTTGTTACTGGAAGCCCGAGGCTGCCTGTCGGAg GTTTCCGGAGCCTCAACCCCCCTCTGACAATTGTGAGGAAGACATTCGAGTCGACGGAGAACCCCGACGACTTCCTGCCCTCAGTCATGACCTGCGTCAACTACCTGAAGCTGCCTGACTACTCCAGCATAGAGGTCATGCGAGAAAAACTGTTGATTGCTGCTCGCGAGGGCCAGCAGTCGTTCCACCTTTCCTGA